The DNA region TATCTCCAGAAGAGGCGATTAACGGTGCGATAAGACTGCGAGCAAAGCCTCTACAGGGCACATACGGTTGTTATGGGCACACACGCGGGACGTTATACGACGGGGAATTCCGCAGAGAGCTACGAATTGGGCTAAGAGATCGCGGTGACTATGTCGTGCAACCCGAACTAACAACACCCGTAATTCACGATATCGGTAGTGGCACCGACTACACCTATATTGATCGAAATTTCTTCTCTTTTACCGAAGATGCTCCAGTCTTCCTCGGTGGTATTCGGACGCTTATGAGCACCGCATCTCAAGAGGCGAAAAAAGGGAGAATACATGGGAATAGCAGTGCGATCTACGCACAGATCTTCTAACGTAATATATCTTTCGAAGAGGGCTATCATGACACTTGATCTTATTACGCTCACTCAAGAGCTCATTCGGTATCGGTCTATTCCTGCCTATCCTCAGGAGCTCGACGCGATCCTTGAGTTCGCCCTTTCGCATCTTCAAGGGTTCACGCTCGAACGATTTGAAGACAACGGGTACAAGAGCATTCTCCTCTACAACACAGAGACCCGCCCAGAATGCTTTACCCTCCTGTTGAATGGTCACCTCGACGTGATTCCCGGAAACGACACTCAGTACGAAGGACGTGTAGAAGGCGACAAACTCTACGGCGTCGGCTCGATGGATATGAAGGCAAATGTTGCTTGTCTGATCGCCGTTTTTCGAGAGATGGCAGGGAAGGTCGATTATCCACTCGCTTTACAACTCGTCACCGATGAAGAGCTGGGAGGATTCCATGGAACGAAGCATCAGGTCGACCAGGGGGTACGTGCGGATTTCGTTATAACCTCAGAGAGCACGAACTTTCATATCGTACATAAGGCAAAGGGTGTTCTTTGGGCAAAGGTAATAGCCCGCGGCAAAACCGCTCATGGTGCTTATCCCTGGGCTGGTGAGAATGCAATCGAGAAGATGATGGAGTTTCTCGCTGCACTAAAAAAAGAGTTTCCGAACCCAACGGAGAAAGCGTGGGTCTCGACAGTCAATATCGGAGCAATCTCAACGCCCAATGAGACCTTCAACAAGATTCCCGACCTTTGTGAAGTCGCTCTTGATATTCGGTTCACCCCAGAAGAGTCAGAAACAATCGCACAACGACTCCAAGGGCTCACAACAGAGGGACTGAGCCTTGAGATTATCTCGCACGAACCAGCTATGTCGACTCCAGAGGATGATGAC from bacterium includes:
- a CDS encoding M20 family peptidase — encoded protein: MGIAVRSTHRSSNVIYLSKRAIMTLDLITLTQELIRYRSIPAYPQELDAILEFALSHLQGFTLERFEDNGYKSILLYNTETRPECFTLLLNGHLDVIPGNDTQYEGRVEGDKLYGVGSMDMKANVACLIAVFREMAGKVDYPLALQLVTDEELGGFHGTKHQVDQGVRADFVITSESTNFHIVHKAKGVLWAKVIARGKTAHGAYPWAGENAIEKMMEFLAALKKEFPNPTEKAWVSTVNIGAISTPNETFNKIPDLCEVALDIRFTPEESETIAQRLQGLTTEGLSLEIISHEPAMSTPEDDDHLRLLQQVAVDVTGEDSILYGAQGSSDARHFTAVGCGGVEFGPVGGGIGTDEEWVSIASLDTYCEILRRYMNHLNEK